Within Sphingopyxis macrogoltabida, the genomic segment GGTGGCGATAAAGCCAGGGTCAAATGCTCGCGCCCGAACGTCGAGTGCTCCCTTTCCTCGAATTTCTTCAAGCAACTGAAGATGTGCCCTGATCGCTGTCGGTACGGCGGAACTGGCGAACAGGTTGATTTTCAGGCCGGACTGCTCAGCCTGTTCGACGCGCCGGTTGATGTCGAGCACCGGGATGGGGACGGCGTCGACGATCTCCTTCATCGCTTTGCCCGGCATCGCCGGAAGCATGAAGACATCCGCTCCCATTTTGGCAAAGGCAATCCCGCGTTCGATCGCGACCTCCACTTTGCCATTGCCTTTGACGAATTCGTCGCTCCTGGCGATGATCAGGAACGCGTCACTCCGCCGCGCATCGACTGCCGCCGCTATGCGCGCGCGCATCTCGTCGAGTGGCATTTGTCGATCGCCGTCATAGAGATGCTTCGGATTGATCGTGTCCTCGATATGGATAGCAGCAGCGCCGGCATGTTCGAAATCGCGAACCGTGCGGCGCACGTTAAGCGTCGTCTCACCGCCCTGATCGGCATCGACAATGAGAGGAATTGATATCGCGCCTGCAATACGCTCCACAAAGGGCAACATATCCTGAGGGCCAACCAGACCATGATCGGGAACAGCGGCATGCATCTGGCCCATCGCTTCTCCGCCGATATAGGTTGCGCAGAATCCGCTGTGTTCAACGACGCGAGCGGTCAGAACGCTGTAACATTCCGCGACGATGCGCATCCCTGGCTGGTCGATGAGGTTACGAAGCGTTGATAGGGCTTGGGTCATGGCGTTATCTCAATCTAGCGCGGGCTACTTCGCGAATGACATCGAAATTGGCCAACGCTGAAACGTCGCCGGCGTCCTCCCCAGCATAGGCGGCAGCCAACGCGCGCCGCACGATTTTTCCGTTGCGAGTTTTAGGTAGTGATCCAATGAAATATATCTCGGACGGGACCATCGATGCACCCAGCCGGGCGCGGACGAGCGCTGAAAGGGCGCCGGACGACTGCTCCGCGCCATCGGCGGCGATGATAAAAGCGATAATTTTCTGTCCCTTAAGTGCATCAGGAGCACCGACAACGGCGGCTTCAACCACCGAACTGTGAAGCAGCAGAACATTTTCGATCTCCGCAGGGCCGACGCGGCGTCCCGACGTCTTGATCGTATCATCGGACCGTCCGCGGATATACCACCAGCCGCTGGAGTCGCGCGTCGCAAGGTCGCCATGATGCCAAACCCCGGGAAAGGTCGACCAATAGGTTTCCAGATACCGCGCGTCATCATTGCCCCAGAAACCATGCGTCATACCCGGCCAGGGCTGGGTAACGACCAACTCGCCGATCGGTTCGGCCCCGGCGGCGGTGTCATTGTAGATAATTTCTGCACCCATCCCGATCACCGGCCCGCTGAACGCACATTCTCGCATCGGCAACACCGCATAGGCGGCTAGGATGCCACCACCTATCTCCGTCCCGCCGGAATAATTGACAATCGGACGCCTTTTCATGCCGACTTTTTCAAACAACCATCGCCACGAACGTTCATCCCAAGCCTCGCCGGTGGAAATGAATGAATGGAGTCGGGAAAGATCGTGACGCTCGGTTGGCCCTGTCGGCTCAGCCGCCCCCATAGCCCGCACAGCCGAAGGCGAAATGCCAAGTATCGTGACCTCTTGCTGTTCGCAAAAGCGCCACATCTGCTCCTGATCCGGGGAGTCAAGCGCGCCGACGAAGAATATCGATGTTGCGCCGAGAGCCGCATTGGCGACAATCATTTGTGGACCGACGATCCAGCCCAAATCGGTAGCCCATGCAAAACGATCGGCAGCCTTCACGTTGAACGCGAGCGCAAAGTCGGCGGTGCATTTCAACAAAAAGCCGGCATGGGAATGGACGATGCCCTTCGGTTGTCCCGTCGTGCCGGACGTGTACATCAAAAGTAGCGGATGGTTGGGATCGGTCTGTACGGGATCGACCGGATCTGCCAATGCACCGGCGGCAATTTCCACTTCCCAGTCGCGCCAGTTAGACGGCAATGTGCCGGCCCGTTCTGGATCGGCAACGCAGATGACGTCCGGCGGACATGCCACCATCGACAACGCGGCACGCGCGGTGTCAGCCATTTCGATCCATTTGCCCTTCCGATGAAAGCCCGACGCTACCACCAGCAGTTTCGCTTTGCAGTCTTTGAGCCGCGTCGCGAGCGATTCAGGACCATATCCCGAAAAACAGGGCACAGCGATCGCTCCGACCCATGCACATGC encodes:
- a CDS encoding isocitrate lyase/PEP mutase family protein, coding for MTQALSTLRNLIDQPGMRIVAECYSVLTARVVEHSGFCATYIGGEAMGQMHAAVPDHGLVGPQDMLPFVERIAGAISIPLIVDADQGGETTLNVRRTVRDFEHAGAAAIHIEDTINPKHLYDGDRQMPLDEMRARIAAAVDARRSDAFLIIARSDEFVKGNGKVEVAIERGIAFAKMGADVFMLPAMPGKAMKEIVDAVPIPVLDINRRVEQAEQSGLKINLFASSAVPTAIRAHLQLLEEIRGKGALDVRARAFDPGFIATLVDDMTFVKLAKSRSGASET
- a CDS encoding AMP-binding protein, which gives rise to MDLLDLESVEELHRFALANPERYYRTLIKHLGLTFSCPFDQLCDDSRGAPFPSWFPGGKLNIVDTCLRSDGEGGNGPAIVTVFESGQATASVSRSDFRQLTAQLASRLVATGIAPGDCVGLFLPMTIEAAVAFFACAWVGAIAVPCFSGYGPESLATRLKDCKAKLLVVASGFHRKGKWIEMADTARAALSMVACPPDVICVADPERAGTLPSNWRDWEVEIAAGALADPVDPVQTDPNHPLLLMYTSGTTGQPKGIVHSHAGFLLKCTADFALAFNVKAADRFAWATDLGWIVGPQMIVANAALGATSIFFVGALDSPDQEQMWRFCEQQEVTILGISPSAVRAMGAAEPTGPTERHDLSRLHSFISTGEAWDERSWRWLFEKVGMKRRPIVNYSGGTEIGGGILAAYAVLPMRECAFSGPVIGMGAEIIYNDTAAGAEPIGELVVTQPWPGMTHGFWGNDDARYLETYWSTFPGVWHHGDLATRDSSGWWYIRGRSDDTIKTSGRRVGPAEIENVLLLHSSVVEAAVVGAPDALKGQKIIAFIIAADGAEQSSGALSALVRARLGASMVPSEIYFIGSLPKTRNGKIVRRALAAAYAGEDAGDVSALANFDVIREVARARLR